Proteins encoded within one genomic window of Candidatus Cloacimonadota bacterium:
- a CDS encoding sigma-70 family RNA polymerase sigma factor, whose product MKIDKNSIVIEEYVGLVRSIVSRYRSYSYPMEDLMQEGMIGLMEAKERFDGGKGASFTTYAAFWVKKRIIDALNRERKESMDAIAYDDSILNEEQEKETEVKIEETELEVNKLDIPHDFPEEEKKFLNLHFTEKQTLSEIAKIMNLSRERIRQLKQKALRRMKLYLKKEAERS is encoded by the coding sequence ATGAAGATAGATAAAAATTCCATAGTTATTGAAGAATACGTCGGTTTAGTCCGCTCGATAGTTTCGCGTTATCGTTCTTATAGCTATCCAATGGAAGATCTTATGCAGGAGGGGATGATCGGCTTAATGGAAGCCAAAGAACGGTTTGATGGAGGGAAAGGGGCTTCCTTCACTACTTATGCAGCATTTTGGGTTAAGAAGAGAATAATAGATGCTTTGAATCGAGAGCGAAAAGAATCTATGGATGCGATAGCTTATGATGATTCTATTTTAAATGAAGAGCAAGAAAAGGAAACTGAAGTCAAGATAGAAGAAACAGAACTTGAAGTTAATAAACTTGATATTCCACATGATTTTCCTGAAGAGGAGAAAAAGTTTCTGAATCTGCATTTTACTGAGAAACAAACACTCTCTGAGATAGCTAAAATAATGAATCTAAGCCGTGAACGAATAAGACAATTGAAGCAGAAAGCTTTACGCCGGATGAAACTATATCTAAAAAAAGAAGCAGAAAGAAGTTAA
- the pstB gene encoding phosphate ABC transporter ATP-binding protein PstB gives MVDNINQESTLNSFENKSSKILYPKSQEDLSTNLRLEARKLSVIYGTNYGIKDIDLPIYDKKVTALIGPSGCGKTTFLRSLNRMHDLTRNTYVKGSVLLNGEDIYAPKVDPVIIRRKLGMVFQKPTPFPTMSIYDNVIAGLKLVGIKKRSLLDEVVEKSLRQAALWEEVKDRLKAPGGSLSGGQQQRLSIARALAVEPDVLLMDEPTSSLDPQSTTRIEELIEYLKQQVTIVIVTHNMQQAARVSDFTAFFYLGILIEHNTTSKIFTVPENKQTEDYLTGKFG, from the coding sequence ATGGTTGACAACATAAACCAAGAATCAACTTTAAACAGTTTTGAGAACAAGTCTTCTAAAATTCTGTACCCTAAGTCTCAAGAAGATCTCAGTACAAATTTAAGATTGGAAGCAAGAAAATTATCTGTTATCTACGGTACTAATTATGGTATCAAGGATATTGATCTTCCAATCTATGATAAAAAGGTTACTGCACTTATAGGACCTTCCGGTTGTGGTAAAACAACGTTCTTGCGTTCTCTGAATAGAATGCACGATCTGACCAGAAATACTTATGTTAAGGGGAGTGTTTTACTTAATGGAGAGGATATCTATGCCCCTAAAGTTGATCCGGTAATTATTAGAAGGAAACTGGGTATGGTTTTTCAAAAGCCGACCCCGTTCCCCACAATGTCAATATATGATAACGTTATTGCCGGTTTAAAATTAGTTGGGATCAAAAAGAGATCTCTTCTCGATGAAGTTGTGGAGAAATCTCTCCGTCAGGCGGCGTTATGGGAAGAGGTTAAAGACCGACTCAAAGCACCCGGTGGTAGTCTCTCTGGTGGTCAACAACAAAGATTATCTATAGCCAGAGCTCTTGCAGTTGAACCGGATGTTTTGTTAATGGATGAGCCGACAAGTTCCCTTGATCCTCAATCCACCACAAGAATAGAAGAATTGATCGAGTATTTAAAACAACAGGTTACCATTGTTATCGTAACTCATAATATGCAACAAGCAGCCCGAGTCTCGGATTTCACAGCGTTCTTCTATCTGGGAATTCTTATCGAACATAACACAACTTCCAAAATTTTTACAGTGCCTGAAAATAAGCAAACTGAGGATTACTTAACCGGAAAATTTGGTTGA
- a CDS encoding T9SS type A sorting domain-containing protein: MNNKFLYLILMLAMSISLLSAQSDWQTVNAAGVTFEYRVTPDRLNLEGILIGQTTGWVSVGFNPTFMMRDANIIIGYVTSNETMIRDDWGTGNTSHVSDQSLGGTDDVTLIAGLEEDGFTTLHFTIPLDSGDQYDQPLSIGQTYPIILARGANGANNFTSVHIAAGYAEITLLDPVSVDDQSIIIKPTDRILSIYPNPFQDHTNIRFRLTESSEVEISFYNLRGQLINRRVMVQSSGEHELIWQPDNLPDGTYFITFKTKNSMQSQRITIMKR, encoded by the coding sequence ATGAACAACAAATTCTTATATTTAATACTCATGTTAGCAATGTCAATCTCATTACTGTCGGCTCAATCAGATTGGCAAACAGTCAATGCTGCCGGTGTTACTTTTGAGTATAGAGTAACTCCAGACAGATTGAATCTGGAAGGGATCTTGATCGGTCAAACAACGGGATGGGTATCTGTTGGTTTTAACCCCACTTTTATGATGAGAGATGCCAATATCATCATCGGCTATGTTACATCTAATGAGACGATGATTCGAGATGACTGGGGTACCGGCAACACTTCTCATGTTTCAGATCAGAGTCTTGGTGGCACTGATGATGTAACCCTAATTGCCGGTTTGGAAGAGGATGGTTTCACAACACTCCATTTCACAATCCCGCTCGATTCCGGTGATCAATATGACCAGCCGTTGTCAATCGGACAAACATACCCGATAATTTTAGCACGGGGAGCCAATGGAGCCAACAATTTTACAAGTGTTCATATTGCTGCCGGATATGCTGAAATTACTTTGCTTGATCCTGTCTCTGTGGACGATCAATCCATTATTATAAAACCAACAGATAGGATACTTTCGATCTACCCCAACCCCTTCCAAGATCACACAAACATTAGGTTCCGGCTAACAGAAAGTTCTGAGGTTGAGATAAGCTTTTACAATCTGCGTGGTCAATTGATAAACAGAAGGGTTATGGTTCAATCTAGTGGAGAACACGAATTGATCTGGCAACCGGATAATTTACCGGACGGTACTTACTTCATAACTTTTAAGACAAAGAACAGTATGCAAAGTCAACGCATAACCATCATGAAACGTTAG